The genomic interval ataaaaggtctGTGACCTAATTTTACCAAATTGAGTAAAAAGTGTTATTTAACTGAATTActttcagagagggagaaaacagTTCATGGGTGGAGGtgtaatttgaaaatacattctattgtattaatatttgtaaaacagaattatttaaaatataacaaaattataaaaatcagtttGATAAATCTTCTTGGCTTGTGACCATGAGCAGAGAAGTTAGCAGTGATCTGAGAGGATGTAGATCAGAAGGGGACATATatgacatttataaaaaataagtatagaccgggcacggtggctcacgcctgtaatcccagcactttgggaggctgagtgggaagatcacaaggtctgaagatcgagaccatcctggctaacatgttgaaactgcgtctctactaaaaatacaaaaaattcgccgggcatggtggtacatgcttgtagttccagctacttgggaggctgaggcaggagaattgcttgaatccagaaggtggaggttgcagtgagccaagatcatgccactgcactccaacttgggcgacAAATCaagattctattaaaaaaaaaaaaaaaagtatagatttaaaaggttaaaaatactTAAACTTTGTTTAGTAAAAATAATCTTCTAATGATCATGATACcgtaaagaaataattttgtgtttagagTAGCAGTTTGCTTTTGTAACAAAGAtcatatttttgataaaatttcataaataaattacTGTTGCATTACAGTCAACTAAATAGACCTTCCCAGAATCTTTTAATGTAGAAAAATTGTGCATTTACCCTGGAGAAAACTTTGAAGCAAAGACAGTCTTCTTCGTGTCCTTTGAATCATcaggaaaaatatcaaaaactgtaataattttttaaatttttatttattaattttttttttgagacggagtttcactcttgttacccaggctggagtgcaatggtgcaatctccgctcaccgcaacctctgcctcctgggttcaggcaattctcctgcctcagcctcctgagtagctgagattacaggcaagcaccaccatgcccagataactttttttttggatttttagtagagacggggtttcaccatgttgaccaggatggtctcgatctcttgacctcatgatccaccagcctcggcctcccaaagtgctgggattacaggctagccaccgcacccggctataataattttttaacactatttttttcaaaataaatttcttggctttaaaatttaagtttctaaAAAGAAGGAATGTGATGATATTGTTGAAAAGGTTAAGGAGTATGATATTTCTTGCTGTTACTTCTTGCTCCTGTAACTACTGAAtaactgtttttctttaagtGATTGAGTTGCATTCTTTATTTGCAAcctcaagaatattttaaatggtgggtttttttatttgcaacttcaagaatattttaaatggtgGTTTTCCCATACATAGTCGTCTGTAAACTGTGAAGTCAAGGCTGGATGACCGTGCatcacaaaatatttagaaaatgagatTTGAATGAGTGCAACATGCCAGATTTGAAGTAGCCCTACCTGTGGTGCAGTGGTTCATTTTGGTTAGCTCACAGAGAATGTGTTAGTAGTTCATTGACGAGCCAGAGTCTTTGTCAAGGCTTAAGTCTGGAAATTCAGACCTTGCGAATGATCATGGGGACTAGGTTTCTACAACAACAGGTCTATGTTACATGTTTGAACATCATTACTCTGGCGTTGTTCAGCCTGATTGCAGTTAGAGCTAGTGGCAGCACTCATTATTTGACACATTTCCcaaagatgtttaaaaagtaGCATATAGTGTTTTTGAGTAGACTAATATAGGCTGACACAAATAAGCtggaatattaaaacaaaaattgtttagtTCTGTGAAAATCATAaggtaataaaataatctaaaaataatgCTTCTAAGTTTTTTCTCTTTAGGGGTAGTTCaataaaatatgtgtgcataGTGCTTAGACTATGGTTAATCAAATGATCTTTGAATATTTATAACCTGAACATTTTGGTTTTATGATGTCAAGAACTTGTTTTAAGTAGGATACACATCAGTTTTTTATggagaaatgaatttttaaagtaacttttcaAAAATTGCCATGTAAGTTTCCATTATCATCTGTACTCAtaacaaataatgtattttggtGTAAGCTGCCTGGATACTCATTTCAAAGGCAGAATAACTTTGTTGTCACTTTGCAGAAACAGAGATTTTGAAGATGTCACAAAGGCACTCAGGTCAAGCTAGCACTGAAGCAGGAAATGGGGTGGACTGTCCTCCAATTGTCACCCCCAAGTACTCTACCTTCAGAGATTGTTGTTCCACATCTTCACTTCAAGATAGTGGCTACAGTGAGTTGAAATCTTGTAGCTTTGATAATACAGACAAAGACTaccttggaaaaaaagaaaaaggcccagCATTACTCCATGAGCACCCTGAAACTTCAAGCCTGGACTTAACACATCCTTTAGAGTCTCctactcaaaaaaagaaatttatcttgCTTAGAAAGGAAAAGGATAAAACCCCAGAACTTTGTGAAACACCTAAAATCATTGATAAAAAATGTTTACCTCGCAGAAGGTTGAAtctatctttctctcttctaAAGGGGGACTTTGAATCACAAAATAGTTCTCTAGAAAGTAGTATAAGCCAAGTTctcaacttagaaaaaaatattccaagcaGTGCTTCGGGTTTGTCCAGGCCAAATAATTTTAGCCCTTTAGTTACTAGcactttaaaaacagaagaagtgACTTCGAGCAGTCAAAAATTGAGGCTTAATTTTTCTCAGCAAAAGACTTCCACAATTGATGATTCCAAAGATGATTGTAACCTATTTGAAGTTGAATGTATATCTCCAATTCAAGGCAGTAATTTTAAAGACTCTATCACACATGACTTTAGTGATAGCAGTTTATGCAttaatgatgagaatacatgtcCAGAGCCCCTGCGCTCCTCTGTTAGTGGAACAACTTGTGGAACAGATGAGGACCTATTTGTGACTCCAATAAGTAATCTTGTATCAAACattagatttaatgcaattcacATACTTTCTCCTTCACCTGAAGTGAAGGGCAATATTTCAACGCCTGAAGACAGTGGTTTTAACTCACTTAGCTTGGAGAAATCAGAAGATTCCCTCTCTGACCAGGAGGGTTCTTTTCAAGAACTATTCCAGAAACATAAGGGTACTCCCAAAGTGGGGAACACCATAAGAAAGACAAGACATCTTAGAAGGTCGAGAAGACTGTCCACTCTTCGGGAGCAAGGCTCACAGTcagagacagaagaggaaaagCAGATTGTCCACCCTGACCCTGAAAAAAGAGCAGCAGCTGCTTCTGCTATCTCAGAGGCTCAGCTGAACAGTGATGAGAGTGGGGATTCAACCTTTGGCTTAAAGAATTTATCAAAGACCCCAGCCTTGCAATTGGTGCATGAGCTCTTcatgaaaagcaaaaggaaaagatgCCAGCAAAATAGTGGACATGAGTTCTTAGAGGAAGGGGATGGGGAGAAAATAGCTGTACTACAGTGTATACTTGCAGGACTGATTGGCAAGAAGATGGGTATAGAAAAACTGGACATCTTAACAGAAttgaaatacagaaatttaaagCATATTCTTGCTATGGTTTTAGATTCCTTGACTGCAGAGAGCCTATGCAGGTAAGAAGTAAGAGTTGTTTAtgaaatacaacttttttttttaagttggaaagTTTTTCTATGACTTGAGTGGTTAtcctttattttgtgtttttttttgttttattgtctctatattttattatcttatgtCAAAGGTAGTTTAAGTGAACTTCTCAACAGAGCTTGCTAATACAGTTCCTTCTGTTTAAAAGCTTAGGTAGCAATactatagtctttttttttttttttgtataagttCTTATCACTTTTGCTtggatagagaaaaaaaatttttcatttggaAAGAGAGTTGCTAAAAGTTGAACTTCGAATTTTTAAGAATGCAAACTCTATTTCATGGAAGTTgtttaatgatttatttaataGTTCAGATCCTATTGTCAGATTGCAAGTAGTATTAAAGTTATGATACCTGGTCAGAAATAATGTAATGCATTGTGGTGATTGAGAAATGacaatatacaaaaaatactaCTTAATTATTTAAGttctagaatttaaaaacaatagttAGCTTTCATTTTAGGGTTCGATCTTTCCAGAGACCAGGGGAGTgtggattatttaatttttattgttaatacAGCAGTGAAAGTTAATGACTTTGGGGAATTTCAAGAGATTAGAAACTGAAGAATTTGTGTTCACAGATG from Saimiri boliviensis isolate mSaiBol1 chromosome 15, mSaiBol1.pri, whole genome shotgun sequence carries:
- the FBXO43 gene encoding F-box only protein 43; this translates as MNFKGKNERISCLEAYITLTSKRSRFTDETEILKMSQRHSGQASTEAGNGVDCPPIVTPKYSTFRDCCSTSSLQDSGYSELKSCSFDNTDKDYLGKKEKGPALLHEHPETSSLDLTHPLESPTQKKKFILLRKEKDKTPELCETPKIIDKKCLPRRRLNLSFSLLKGDFESQNSSLESSISQVLNLEKNIPSSASGLSRPNNFSPLVTSTLKTEEVTSSSQKLRLNFSQQKTSTIDDSKDDCNLFEVECISPIQGSNFKDSITHDFSDSSLCINDENTCPEPLRSSVSGTTCGTDEDLFVTPISNLVSNIRFNAIHILSPSPEVKGNISTPEDSGFNSLSLEKSEDSLSDQEGSFQELFQKHKGTPKVGNTIRKTRHLRRSRRLSTLREQGSQSETEEEKQIVHPDPEKRAAAASAISEAQLNSDESGDSTFGLKNLSKTPALQLVHELFMKSKRKRCQQNSGHEFLEEGDGEKIAVLQCILAGLIGKKMGIEKLDILTELKYRNLKHILAMVLDSLTAESLCSVWKVSRNWREIVVQDKNANRRRKFYIMQLKTDSEGAVLNVEDAATRLQLLNRSALRSVQAQARIPGSQREQGSTLSPWGEVLTPLASSSVTHLSSKQEEYVKVAKTLFIDEALKPCPRCQSPAKYQPYKKRGLCSRIACGFDFCVLCLCAYHGSEECSRGAAKPRNRKDAVPGSAQSKRNLKRL